Proteins encoded by one window of Panicum virgatum strain AP13 chromosome 7N, P.virgatum_v5, whole genome shotgun sequence:
- the LOC120682546 gene encoding uncharacterized protein LOC120682546, producing the protein MATALNRGLRSGIRLLAAGAEASKPASRGFHATGVKRMGGHGHDEPYYLHAKHMYNLHRMKHQGLKVTLSVLGAVSIGVGVPVYAVIFQQKKTASG; encoded by the exons atggcgacggcgcTCAACCGCGGCCTCCGCTCCGGgatccgcctcctcgccgccggcgccgaggcgTCCAAGCCAG CTTCTCGTGGATTCCATGCCACTGGTGTGAAGAGAATGGGAGGGCACGGCCATGATGAGCCGTACTATCTCCATGCCAAGCACATGTACAACTTGCACAGGATGAAGCATCAGGGGTTGAAGGTGACTCTTTCCGTGCTGGGAGCAGTTAGCATCGGCGTTGGAGTCCCTGTGTACGCAGTCATTTTCCAGCAGAAGAAGACCGCCTCAGGTTGA